The Mauremys reevesii isolate NIE-2019 linkage group 1, ASM1616193v1, whole genome shotgun sequence genome segment GACAGAGATCCTTCAAGCTGGATACTGGTTTCCTTCCCAACAGCTACTGGAACCTGCTTATTGCAGAGACACATTAATCCGTTTCCCCTCAGCAGGACACTCCAGCCGGGGACATTCACCTCACTATGAACTATGAACTTACATTTCGATCTATTCATCGGTAGCGTACAATCAAAGCTTGCCCAAGCAGGTACCAGCGACACTCCCTCCATGTTCCTGGTTTCCCTTGGCAACGCTGGCAGAATAGCAGGACGGCTTTGGATCTGGCAAGTCCCCTCACCATGATTTGTGTTAGAGAGAAAAAGTCAGCAACACGAATAGGACAACTGAGAAACCATCAAACAGCTTCAGAGCAGCAACATGGACCAGGATGATGGATCCTCCAAACAGTAAATGGCTCAGAACACTGGGGAAGGCCAGGCCGCCTCTGGTAGCTGTTAACAGGAAAATGCAGATCAAACAATTGATAGGAAATTATTTCACACTGACAGAGATCCTTCAAGCTGGATACTGGTTTCCTTCCCAACAGCTACTGGAACCTGCTTATTGCAGAGACACATTAATCCATTTCCTCTCAGCAGGACACTCCAGCCTGGGACATTCACCTCACTGGTGAGATTTCACCTGCTTCCTCCCGCCTCAGCCTGCTTGTTCCTTTGGTATCAACCATTAGGGAGCACCTTTCACCCAAGCCTGTCCCAGAGGCTCTGATTTGGAGCTTGTTGTCTGCCACCTAAGTGTATTCCAGACCAGTTATGAATAGTAAAGACATGAGTCTGTGGAACACTGACACCAGTAACACTATTTCTgtttggggttttggggggattttggggggagggttatTGGTTTTAGGGGAAATGTACAGCAGGGCAGAGAAGGGTCATTCCATTTTGTGGAggattttgacatttcaaaatttggttttgttcagaCTTGGAATAAAACCCCCCATCATTTTGCAATTTTCCACACAAGAGAACAGAGCGTCGGTTCTGGGGTGGTCCATCAAGCAGGCTGTCCCATGGTCAGGGGCAGTGGAAGTCCTGGGGTCTATGACTCCTAGGCAGCCCACCAGCCAGGCTGCCAAGGAGCCAGGCGGGTGAGctggccagaacccaggcagcgTTCTGACAGAACAGTGTCGAAATCAAACCAGCTCTGCAAAAGGTTTAGAGTTTGACAAATTGTCAAATCTCAAGGAGAAAATGTTTTGTTGAGATTTTTCCGACCTGCTCTGGTAAAATAGTCCTGTTTAATCCTTTGAGAGGATGTAGTTCCACTGGGGATAGAATGGGTTTAGTTATGAGAGGAGGGAGATGGACACACTTGTGGTGCTGGGTTAGGGGATGTGTGTTCAGCTTATAGTTCAGAGCACTGAAGATGAATCTTTAGTGCTCTAAGGGGCTATTCTCCTTaaattttcttttctgaaatCGACTGTGCCTGGAATTGAGTCAGACAGGAAGGTTCTCAGATACTAGTCATGAGCTCCCTACGAGAACCTGGACAAATAGACAGAACGTGCAGTTCATACCACCTTTTTCTCAAGTTATTTCCCTGCATATGCCTGGTGGGGTTGCTCTGTgcagagccggctccagaccccagcgcgccaagcgcgcgcttggggcagcgtcccgccggagggcggcaggcggctctggtggacctccgacaggcatgcctgcggagggtccactgttCCGCGGCtccagcagacctcctgcagacgtgcctgcggagggtccgctggtcccgcagctccggtggagcatccgcaggtgtgcctgcgggaggtccaccggagctgctgggaccggcgaccaccagagtgtcccccgcggcatgctgccctgcttggggtggcgcaatcgctagagccacccctggctctgTGCTCTGCACTTCAATACAGAGGGCAAGTTATTGTCaaaacaatgaaaacaaaatgtttctttcttACCGGAGTTGTCAACACATATTTGATTCTTCTCTCCTACGGTACAAACAGAGAGGGTCAATGAAATGTGACCTCAGGTGGAATTTTCAACTCCATTCCACTATTTCCAAAGAAACATAGCAATTGTCAGACTGGGTCCCACCAACAGGCTACATCTAGCTTGGTGTCCTGTCCCTCACTGAGGTCAGGCCCAGCTGCATCAGGAGAAGCTGCAAGAAACCCCGGAGTGGAATTACCTACACATCTGCACACTAGGCCACCGACTGCTCCCTTTCCCACAGCCTGTGGATTTTCTGTGCCGTGTCTGAGGAGCCACAGCTGCTCTGCCAGGGCTCTTGTGGACTCTGTACGGGGCGTGTGTGTGTTGAAGACTCACAGTGATTTGGGGCCTTCACTTGTCTTTCTAGAGCTCCCATCGCCAGGGtgtcagagaatcatagaatctcagggttggaagggacctcaggaggtatctagtccaaccccctgctcaaagcaggacaccTGGTGTCATGGGTGTCTAGGCACCTTCTCTTTCCTCAGTGCGTGAGTGGGACCCAGTGTCCACCCaccccagcccgagccctctCTAGCAGCAAGAGTTGTGGCAGCctgtctcccccagccctggtggCAAGTCCTCAAGTCAGCGTCCCTCTCATCAGCTCTCCCTGAAGTGGGGTTTTCAAATTCTCCACAGCACATAGCCCCACACACATATTTCTTGTGTTCAGCCCAGTACTCACCACCCAGGTAGGCACAGTTAAAATGGCTGCAGGTCCGGTTTGTGCTCCGTAGGACAAAGCGGTTACTCCTTTGTCCTCGGGACATGTTGAATATCTCATGGACTGGAATTAacacttcttcctcctcctgagtGCATGAGAAGGCCCTGATCTCAACACCAAAGCACGTGTGGATGATGAACAATGTGTCCATGCCAAATCTCTTAGCTACTCCTATATCAAAAGACGAAGAGGCGAAGTATCCAAACCTGATGTGACCTGATCCCATGTACTGAAATCTGACAGAAACCCCCCGGTACACTGTCCTTTTGTACATCACATCACATCTCCGTCGTAAGAGCTGTGAAGCTCTTGTCAAGTAATAATGAAAGGCTTTGAACTGGAAACTGGCCATGTAATGAGCTCGAGATATCCCAGCTTCTCTCACTGCCGCATTCAACTCACTGTGAAAGTCATTATCAGTATAAGCTATTATGGCTCTTCCATGCTCATCTTTAAAGCCTCTGGGCAGAGAAATCTTTTTCTTTACACGTTCCCATTTTTTTGCTGAGTTTTCCCAGActctgctaaacactgaggacaTGGACTTTTCTTTCTCTAGCAATTCAGGTGCAATTCCATCCATTTCTTCAGCACATCCTATATATTGGTCATCAAAAGCGTCATTCATCATACTCAGCTCCACCTGGCATTGTGCCTGGGAGAAGAAAGGAAACAGTCGGTCACATTAACATTTGTGTTACAAGAGCACCTAGAGGTCACacccaggatcagggccctgttgtgcttggccctgtacaaacacactaGGAGATGGCCTCTGCCCATAGGAGCTTACCTCTAAAGCGACAAGACAGAGgaaaggtgggagaaagggatGGAACACACAAGCAGAATCCTCAGGGTGTTGTTTGGCAACTGTCACATTGGCGCCTCGGTTTTGGGAGGGAGGAGCGGGATGAGTGTGATGGATTTGTAGCTGCCCTGTAATAATTGATTAATACTGTCCGTTGCCCGGTTCCTGGGAAAAAGAAGCAGGGGTGGATACAAGAGGTCTGGGAATGCAGGTGATCAGAAGATCTGTCTCGGGTTTAAAGAGGAACACTCAGGGtacggctacacttgcagctgtacagcgctgggagttaaacctgtcttcgtacagctgagtagggaaagcgctgcagtctgtccacactgacagctgccagcgcactggcctggccacatttgcagcatttgcagtggcattgggaccggtgcattgtgggcagctatcccagcattcaagtggctgcaatgtgcttttcaaaaggggggtggggaatgtgacagggagcgtggggggagaaagagtggatttttggagtgcGGACACTGTGTCAgcaccctgccttgcaagttccgacccccctccctcctccacccctatctcactcactgaaagcaaacagcagctgtttgtttttttctcacagaccagataagcagccgctggCCAAAAAagaccccccccttccctccctgtgcTGCCTGTCTCTTCAAGCAAGCATTAGCTGTGGgggttccaaagggagcccccccacctgcctcttctcattcacagcaaacaatagctgggtttggttttttgataagcagcttccggagcccagagttcacaacaaaacaaggagAGAAACCTTCACTTAAAGGGATTATGGGGAGTTTCCGGAGGCCAATCACCCCGTTTACACTGGAGCACCAGTGTCTCAGCCACTCCGCAGCAGCTGTTattcctctcagggaggtggaataccgccagcgctgtagccacggagatacagtgctgtatatgccttgccagtgtggacggagagtgagttacagcgctggagtgagttacagcactgtgggcagctttattgcgctgtaactctcaagtgtagccaaggcctttgttaagaggggagagggagttgttCAGGGGAGCCAGGCTCAGGCACAGGTCCTGAGAGCCGGCCTACATTAGCCCCAGGGGATGGTAGCCCTTTAGGTAAGACCAATGTGAGTGTGGACTGTGGGTTGTTTTTAAAGTCTGTTTCTCTAACGATTTGTTCTTACAGTAAACTGAACGATACTTTGTCTGGTGTCAGCAGATACACCACTGGGCCCCGACTCCTGAAGGGACGAACCACAGGGACCTGAACTCAGCCGGAGCTGCTGGGTAAGCACGATGGACTCACAGGTACCGCAGCCCAGGGCCCCAtctgagagtgggagaatcacAGGATTCCCGCCCAGGAGGGTAAAGGCACAAGGCTTGACACCCGAAGGGCTGCACTCAGAGACCAGCGAGCCACGTACCCGGGACAGAGGTGTTTTTAGTTTACTGGGCTGTGTCTAGATGTAGGGTTGGGAAGAAAGGCAGGACATGATACATTAATGGGGAAGACAAAGCCTGGGGAACAAGGGACATAGAAGGGAGGGAGATAGGAGGGACTGAGATCTCAATCCACTCTCACGGAAATATCTAGAAACCACCCCCATTTACCTCAGTGGGAGTCAGCGGGTTGCCATCTCCATATGCCAGCCATGCACTGCATGCTCCAGGGCTGGCGGTGCCCATGGGAAGGTTCCATCCAGAATCCAACCCCCAAATGCACATGGAGGATGGCAACACTGTTGTGATGGGTTGTATAAACCCCACACTGGTTAACCAGGGGTGGCACCTGGAGGGTGTTATGCAAAGGTGGTGATCAGACCCGGCTGGGGACGTCCCCTCTTGGGCTAAAGGCAGAGAGAGGCCTGGAGCCAGAACTGGAGGGCCCAGAGCCAGGAGGAGGcctgggaggctgggggcagtgaaGCCTGCGGCCAGAGGTGAGTTGCCTCAGGCCAGGAGGAAGCTGGAGGCAGTGTTGGTAAAGCCTAGGGGGTAtttgaggggctgcagggaggggggggatACCTCGGCAGTCCCTCTCCTGGCAGTAAAGAGCGGAGAGACCTGAGGGGAACAGGGAGGCTCCTGCAGGGTAAAGAGGAAATTGGTTTAATTTTGTTCTTTTGGTCTGGGATTGTGTTGGGGGATTCCACGGgggagccctgtgagcccagcCCTGAATGAAGGATGAGCCAGGAGAGGCTGTGCGGGCTGGAAAAAGGCTGTGGTAGGAGGATATCAATGGAGGCAGCAGTAAGGAGTCTGACGgcacagaccttggctgctgctCAGAGGATCCCTGGACTGGAATCCAGTTtagtgggagggcctgggttccccttccAGCCACTGCAAAATGTGGCGTGGGGCCCTGATTAGGCAAACACCTGTCTGGGGTGGTCTCGGTGCACTTGGTCCTTCCTGCCTCAGCACACAAGGCTGCGctagatgtcctcctgaggtcccttccagccatatGTGTCTATGGGTCTAAGGCAGTTTGGCTGCCTGCAGAGCCTTGAGCAGAAACACGAGAAAACACCAAGTGCTTCCCTGGCAAAGCTCAAGAGTTTACCTGAGGGATTCCCAGCCAGCTTTGAAGACAGAAGTATGTCAAGGGGATCAGCAGAGGCTTCATCATGGTTCCAACATCCCTGTGCGGCTGCAGGAGAATCCATCAGGAACGTCAGGGAGATTTGAGGGGAAAGAACACATCAAAACAGATTGTTTCACTGTGATCCGTTGTTCCACATTCAGTAACTAACTGGGATTTCCCAGGCAGGAA includes the following:
- the LOC120382928 gene encoding ecto-ADP-ribosyltransferase 5-like isoform X1, which encodes MMKPLLIPLTYFCLQSWLGIPQAQCQVELSMMNDAFDDQYIGCAEEMDGIAPELLEKEKSMSSVFSRVWENSAKKWERVKKKISLPRGFKDEHGRAIIAYTDNDFHSELNAAVREAGISRAHYMASFQFKAFHYYLTRASQLLRRRCDVMYKRTVYRGVSVRFQYMGSGHIRFGYFASSSFDIGVAKRFGMDTLFIIHTCFGVEIRAFSCTQEEEEVLIPVHEIFNMSRGQRSNRFVLRSTNRTCSHFNCAYLGGEKNQICVDNSATRGGLAFPSVLSHLLFGGSIILVHVAALKLFDGFSVVLFVLLTFSL
- the LOC120382928 gene encoding ecto-ADP-ribosyltransferase 5-like isoform X2, with protein sequence MMNDAFDDQYIGCAEEMDGIAPELLEKEKSMSSVFSRVWENSAKKWERVKKKISLPRGFKDEHGRAIIAYTDNDFHSELNAAVREAGISRAHYMASFQFKAFHYYLTRASQLLRRRCDVMYKRTVYRGVSVRFQYMGSGHIRFGYFASSSFDIGVAKRFGMDTLFIIHTCFGVEIRAFSCTQEEEEVLIPVHEIFNMSRGQRSNRFVLRSTNRTCSHFNCAYLGGEKNQICVDNSATRGGLAFPSVLSHLLFGGSIILVHVAALKLFDGFSVVLFVLLTFSL